The proteins below come from a single uncultured Campylobacter sp. genomic window:
- a CDS encoding PepSY-associated TM helix domain-containing protein, with product MNIFDKKIIYKIHTYASLIFCIPLVIACFTGSVLVYKDEINNLLMSGVIYVAKSSDKTGQKSRLKFDELREKIEKEYPKHEIVGWNIDVDPQKTDKIWLLPHGAGQKEWACVYLDAFSGEIKSGLVPHDSGFIGVITELHENLLLEKSGQILLGLTAIFAFIISISGFIVYRNFWTNLLRLRFARMAVFMSDSHKFIGVFSTPVIFAVALSGAWWELRFMFMPPFDNSKFVIGPQIYDKNISIDALVHKAATDMPGFRTHYVSFPFYDGANITLYGQKPSQGFLHSQYSSTVSYDKHSANLIDVKDIELASNKDKFLSTFRRAHYGDYNAATKFFWFLCGLAPLALSVSGIYLWIKRSNFKRRKR from the coding sequence GTGAATATATTTGACAAAAAGATTATATATAAGATTCACACTTACGCTTCGCTGATATTTTGTATTCCATTAGTTATCGCTTGTTTTACGGGTTCGGTTTTGGTTTATAAAGACGAGATAAATAATTTATTAATGTCTGGCGTCATATACGTTGCAAAAAGTAGCGATAAAACCGGGCAAAAAAGTAGATTAAAATTTGACGAGCTAAGAGAAAAAATAGAAAAAGAGTATCCAAAACACGAGATCGTAGGTTGGAATATCGACGTAGATCCTCAAAAAACGGACAAAATTTGGCTACTGCCTCACGGTGCGGGCCAAAAAGAGTGGGCGTGCGTGTATCTAGACGCATTTAGCGGCGAGATAAAAAGCGGCCTCGTGCCGCATGATAGTGGATTTATCGGGGTTATTACCGAGCTTCACGAAAATTTACTCCTTGAAAAAAGCGGTCAAATTTTACTCGGTCTGACGGCGATTTTTGCCTTTATTATTTCGATTAGCGGCTTTATCGTTTACCGAAATTTTTGGACGAATTTGCTGCGCCTTCGGTTTGCGCGAATGGCGGTTTTTATGAGCGATTCGCACAAATTTATCGGCGTTTTTTCGACGCCCGTTATCTTTGCGGTCGCGCTTAGCGGGGCTTGGTGGGAGCTTAGGTTTATGTTTATGCCGCCTTTTGATAACTCTAAATTCGTAATCGGTCCGCAAATTTACGATAAAAATATCTCAATCGACGCCCTCGTGCACAAAGCGGCCACGGATATGCCCGGATTTAGGACGCACTACGTTAGCTTTCCGTTTTATGATGGCGCAAATATCACGCTTTACGGGCAAAAACCGAGTCAAGGTTTCCTTCATAGCCAGTACTCAAGCACCGTTTCTTATGATAAACACAGCGCAAATTTAATCGATGTAAAAGATATCGAGCTAGCAAGCAATAAGGATAAGTTTTTATCGACGTTTAGGCGCGCTCACTACGGCGACTATAACGCCGCGACTAAATTTTTCTGGTTTTTATGCGGGCTAGCTCCGCTTGCGCTTAGCGTTTCAGGCATTTATTTATGGATAAAAAGATCAAATTTTAAAAGGAGAAAAAGATGA